In Oryza sativa Japonica Group chromosome 8, ASM3414082v1, the sequence AACAGAGTAGAAACTAGAGGAGCAGTGGGGATGACAAGAAAACCCTAGTAGAACCGAAAGAATGGACTAAGAAGAACAGGTAGGAGCAGCACGCACCAAATAGCCCGTGTAGTCGCGCATGCAGGCCCAGCCTTGGTCGCGGCTCGCCGGcgttccgccgccggcgggggcctccgggtgtcgccgccggtggccggagAGAAGCGTGGAAGTGAAATGCGACACCAACGCAGAGGTCGGccggccccacatgtcagctgcccCCCCCTGGCTGTGGTCTCCCTGAGCCGTACGATCGTATCGTGCGGCTCAGATGCAGTAGAGCAGGAGATTTTTTCAAACTGGTCCCTCTGGTTGATTCGTAATTACGACATGAGCCCCTGGATTTTTGGATCGCTAGGCGTGTAACGAGGCGGATGAGTCTGgctggcccacatgtcagtgaccaaACGCCTTGTGGGTTGGCTGGCCTAAGGAGAGTTCCGGCCCAACAAATATGGACATTCACGTTCCGGCCCAACTTTCGCTGCTCCGAAATTATCAGATGGGTTGTCGCTGCGAGACAGCGGCTGACAAGAAGTAGCCGAACGATAATTCGAACTCCATCTCCAAAATCGAAGATAAAATTGAAATGAAATAAACAAGCAACAACAGCAGAAGCAAGCACAAGTGTTGGTCGCACATAAGAAGTTTGCAAATCGCAATCTTGAAATGGACAAGTGAGAAAGTACCGTCATACAGGAAACAGAAAAACAGCCGGATTGTAAACAGGAATGAGAAGCTTCAGAACACTTGGCTGTTCAGAAACTAAGAACATAATTGGTTCGTCTGATGATGATGAGCTCGCTGTTCTGATAATTGGTTCCTGCAGACATGCACTATGAACATAAAGGATAGCTGAACAAGTCTTCCAAAAACATCATCCTTGGTATCAGAATATCTAATCCAGCCAGATAGACACCTCAGTCACCAAAATCCACAGATCACCTAATAGAATAGTTTAAATGATGTGTGTCAAATGCCTCCAAACATAAGCCACTAATTCAATAAGCATGAATGGGCAATTTTAAGAAACATACCATGATAATCCGGATTTCGGAAAGGGCTTGATTTTAATTTCAGGGAGAGGGCTAATGTTCGCAATCAATATCCTCACAATGATGTGCACCCTTTTATCGCCCTGAGGGTAGACGATTTCAATCTCTGTAAGTTTTTCACAATGAAACGTTCTTGCTGCTTCTTTGCATGGAGGATCTATTGCTGCTGCAGCAGTTGGAAACTTCTCATACTCCTCAGCTCCAAGCTGATAACAAgaataaaaaaggaaaccatTAAACTCAAGCCGTGACCAAAAACAGCAATGTGGAAGGGGGGAGGTGTTATATCTTGCCTTGGTAAGTTGCAGGCGAAGTTTTTCTATGTGAGGTGAGTACCGAAGCAAGAAGAGTAGCGGATAGCATCCATTTCTCAGAAACCACTCACCAAGCTTCAACCTTTTCAGGTTGTCAAATGCCTTACACCTTGGAAGATCACGCATTAATACCTTTGACACCTGCCGACAAGTCCAAAGGTGTATCAGAAAAACACATAAAAACCGATAGGAGAAAATGTTCAAAGGAGGTAGCATACTTCATCATAGACAGAATCACATATCAGCTTCAAGCTTGTGGCATTTGAAAGAGCACTGAGAATATTGCAGTCAACAGCGGAATTTCGAAAAGAGTGTTCAAAAAAGTAAATTGTGGCCTCTTTCACTGACGACAAGTCCACAAGGTGAATATTTCTTCTTGGAATCTCCTCTATATGCAGGGTAACTAAGTTTGGCATTTCTATGACAAGATACTCAATTTGTTTGGGCAGATGTTCAATGTCTTCTGCATTGTGAATGACGAAACTCTTCAATGTGGTTGAGGAAAACATGGTGACATCGATGCCACAGCTTATCAACACAAGATCCTTCAAAACCGGGCAACCAGAAGAAAACTTCTTGGCAAAACAGTCATTTACTGTAAACTTGAAAAGCACCAACTTAGACAAGTGCACCGAGTTGAAAGCAAAGGGATAACCATCTATAGAAAGAAGCTTGGAACCACAACGAACGAATATGCCAACTTCGCGTGCATTGCTCCTAAGAACATGATGAACCCATCGATGGATGTCGGAATAATCAAGGGAATCATCAGAGTTGTCGCAGGCGGCAGAAACCCAAAGTCCCTTCAGTGGAACAGGATTGCGGTACAGGAGCACATTATCGAGAAATTTCTTGAAACTTGTGATGCTGCTGGACTTGGCTGCGTTAGCATGCAGAAACATCATAGATGACCAGACGTTCTGCCACCTCCGTGACAGCACGCATGTCCGCACTGCCTCTTGTGCTGTTAGATAGGACATGACATGGTGCAGCAGCTTGTCAGGTAGGTTGCTGATCCTGTCAGAATCATTATCCTCACAGTGAGAGATGGACATCCCTGTATCTGGAAGAAGTTGTTGTATCAGGGGCATTCAATCGAGCAGGTGTGGAGCAAACTGGTGTCTCTACAAAATTAAACAATCCTGAGCAAAGGAAGATAATAAGTAAGACAGAAAACTACACTGCACTAGTAAATATGCAGTCATGAATTCATTGTCGTAAGCAGAAAATGGAAAAGGAGATTgaaacatgaaaaaaattaacaacaatTTCGGTGGCAATTCAAGAACAGAAACACCAACACCCACACAATCTTGCCATGGCTTTTAGCCTTTTTATCCGTGAGAGGAGAATGAATCTAGATATTCGTTGCGGCAATCGTCATAGAAATCAAACATGACTAAATcacattattatttttctttttcctcggAGCAACCCCTTCCCCCAGTGTTCCAGTCCCAGGAGCCTACCAACCACAGTTGCAGCAAAGAAAATAGCCATTGCCGTGGAGAGCATCTGCAACCAACTGACGATTTGGCTCAAATGCAAGAATCTCCGTCAAAAACAACTACGGGAAAACCCTATATTTCCTGATTCAGGGTTCCTAGCAGAGGCCGCGAAGAAGCTAAGGCGGAGCAGGGGCGATGGAAAACCCTAGACGACGAATAGAGGCGGAAGAATGAACTACTCGGAGAAAATCAGGTAGGAGAACTTCTCACCAAGAACGACGGAGGCGCGCGTGCGGTTCAGGTCTTGATCGCGGCTGCTTGCCTCCGCTCGCCGGCGTTCTGCGGCCGCCgggtgtcgccgccggccggagaGGAGAGGCCAGAAATGCGACACCACCCGACGTGGGTCCCTGCGAGCCGTCCGATCTTGTGCGCTGTGTGGCTCAGATCAAGGCATTATTGGTTCACTAGTATGGCGCTTCGGTGGGCCGTGCGCGTGAGCAAAGGTGTGTTCCGGCCCAACTACCACACTCCCTTTACAGCCTAATTAGTATGGGCCGTATGTGGATCACATTTGTTTCGGACCAATTAATTGGACCGCACGTATGTCACAGTAGCGGACTAGCCCAACATAAAACGGGCTGCACGTTATCCTATCTAGCCCAGCCCTGCAGTTCTTCCGGTCCTTAGGCTGGCATCCCATATCCCAACACAAATAgtgtgcacggaaaacggagcggttcattagtacgtgattaattaagtattagctattttttaaaaaaatagattaatttgatttttttaagcaactttcgtatagtaactttttgtaaaaaacgcacaatttagcagtttgaaaaatgtgcacGGAAAAAAACAAGCGAGAAGGGTTGGGAAAAggggtgccgaacacacccttagggAGGTTATCGGTAAGTACCATAGATATTGATACCTCTCAACAACTGTAAAACTAGTTGATATCCAGCGCGTTGCGGCAGGTATAATAAAATACCTTTGTATATGTGCAAGGCAGGAAACTGTATGCTTCAATAATATATTTTGGTATCACCTTCAGATGAGAAAAGACAACAAAATTCAAGCAAGTGAAGGTCAGAGAATGTTTTGTAAtacaacatactccctctgtttcaggctggctataagacgttttgactttgatcaaagtcaaactgttttaagtttgatcaagtttgtagaaaaaaatagttacaATTTcaatccaagataaatttattatgaaaatatattcaattattgatatgatgaaactaatttagtattataaatattactatatttttctataaacttagtcaaacttaaaacagtttgacatagtcaaagttttataacctgaaacgaagggagtatctaACTTGTATGGTCTTTAGCTATATTTCATCCAATCTACACGCCGTTCTCATCAAATATGTAGCTATTGGAAGCACATGCTtctctttttaatttattacgTTTAATTAATCGGTCAGTTTAAAAAAGAAGCATACATCAGCACTATAAATTATGGGGAAAAGAAGTCCTTGAAGGTGGTGGTGTCCGAAACTCAGCGTCGAGATGAATGGCTAACGTCTGTTGGCAATAAAGTACTGCATGTTGTTTTTTGGCCAGGCCAGCACCGTACCACACGTAGGCCGTGCTAGCCTGTTAGGGTTGTTAGAAGTATAATAtgttagttagagataagagtcaaaaataaattatagagataagatatattctagagatagaatcctaggGATAAGAATAGAGTtctagagatagaatcctagagataaatctactcttacatgtattgtactccaagtctctatctcctatgtactcctatatatacctcATGAGAGGGTCGATATAATATATCAGAAAATATCATAATACAACATATTAGATTTTTCACAAGGGCATCGACTGCCATCGATGGAGAAAACCATACACCACCAGCATTGTTACTATAGGAGAAGACCTCACCGATCAATTAAGAAGAAACCGTAATTCCTTCACTATTAAATTGGCCTAGGATCAATGGGCCACATGTGGTGACTGCGTTTTATTCATCCAACACCTAAGAAGCAATCTAATCCAATGATCCAACGGCTAAAAATTGATGATAATGTGGAACATTAATGTTTGAGATTTAGTATCTTAATTG encodes:
- the LOC4344658 gene encoding F-box/LRR-repeat protein At4g14103 isoform X2 translates to MSISHCEDNDSDRISNLPDKLLHHVMSYLTAQEAVRTCVLSRRWQNVWSSMMFLHANAAKSSSITSFKKFLDNVLLYRNPVPLKGLWVSAACDNSDDSLDYSDIHRWVHHVLRSNAREVGIFVRCGSKLLSIDGYPFAFNSVHLSKLVLFKFTVNDCFAKKFSSGCPVLKDLVLISCGIDVTMFSSTTLKSFVIHNAEDIEHLPKQIEYLVIEMPNLVTLHIEEIPRRNIHLVDLSSVKEATIYFFEHSFRNSAVDCNILSALSNATSLKLICDSVYDEVSKVLMRDLPRCKAFDNLKRLKLGEWFLRNGCYPLLFLLRYSPHIEKLRLQLTKLGAEEYEKFPTAAAAIDPPCKEAARTFHCEKLTEIEIVYPQGDKRVHIIVRILIANISPLPEIKIKPFPKSGLSW
- the LOC4344658 gene encoding F-box/LRR-repeat protein At4g14103 isoform X1; its protein translation is MPLIQQLLPDTGMSISHCEDNDSDRISNLPDKLLHHVMSYLTAQEAVRTCVLSRRWQNVWSSMMFLHANAAKSSSITSFKKFLDNVLLYRNPVPLKGLWVSAACDNSDDSLDYSDIHRWVHHVLRSNAREVGIFVRCGSKLLSIDGYPFAFNSVHLSKLVLFKFTVNDCFAKKFSSGCPVLKDLVLISCGIDVTMFSSTTLKSFVIHNAEDIEHLPKQIEYLVIEMPNLVTLHIEEIPRRNIHLVDLSSVKEATIYFFEHSFRNSAVDCNILSALSNATSLKLICDSVYDEVSKVLMRDLPRCKAFDNLKRLKLGEWFLRNGCYPLLFLLRYSPHIEKLRLQLTKLGAEEYEKFPTAAAAIDPPCKEAARTFHCEKLTEIEIVYPQGDKRVHIIVRILIANISPLPEIKIKPFPKSGLSW